A portion of the Methylobacterium nodulans ORS 2060 genome contains these proteins:
- a CDS encoding bifunctional 5-dehydro-2-deoxygluconokinase/5-dehydro-2-deoxyphosphogluconate aldolase — protein sequence MKTLDVITIGRSSVDLYGTQIGGRLEDMRSFQKYIGGSPTNIAAGTARLGLKSALITRVGDEHMGRFIREELLKEGVDVRGVKTDPERLTALVLLGIRDQERFPLIFYRSDCADMALCEDDIDESLIAQARSVVATGTHLSHPRTEAAVLKAFRLARTHGARTALDIDYRPNLWGLAGHDAGESRFIASKAVTAKLQSHLPLFDLIVGTEEEFHIAGGDTNTLAALRAVRAVSSAVLVCKRGAAGAVAFTGEIPDSLDEGEMGPGFPIEVFNVLGAGDGFMSGLIKGWLEEAPWPRALAYANACGAFAVSRHGCTPAYPSLTELEFFLERGVVTPALRHDAALEQLHWSTNRHGDWSTMRVFAFDHRMQLEVMEGASPAKIGAFKELCLQAALEVQDGRPGYGILCDDRLGRDALQAAAGTGLWIGRPVEWPGSRPLTLEPELGPDYGGLAEWPLDHVVKVLCFCHPDDTLEMRAQQEAVVTRLFHAARRQRLEFLLEIIPSKVGPVDDRTTATLIRRFYEIGIYPDWWKLEPMASAVAWAEACAAIEEHDRHTRGIVVLGLDAPEAELAESFRIAAGFSLVKGFAVGRTIFGQVARDWLAGRIGDEDAVAEMVRRYARLCAVWDAGKGLASATAGREQA from the coding sequence ATGAAGACGTTGGATGTCATCACCATCGGCCGTTCGTCGGTCGACCTCTACGGGACCCAGATTGGCGGCCGGCTCGAGGACATGCGGTCGTTCCAGAAGTATATCGGCGGGTCTCCGACCAATATCGCGGCGGGGACGGCGCGGCTGGGGCTGAAGTCGGCGTTGATCACCCGGGTCGGCGACGAGCATATGGGGCGGTTCATTCGCGAGGAGCTGCTCAAGGAGGGCGTGGACGTGCGCGGGGTCAAGACCGACCCCGAGCGCCTGACCGCGCTGGTGCTGCTGGGTATTCGCGACCAGGAGCGCTTTCCGCTGATCTTCTACCGCAGCGACTGCGCGGACATGGCGCTGTGCGAGGACGATATCGACGAGAGCCTGATTGCGCAGGCGCGCTCGGTCGTGGCCACCGGCACGCATCTGAGCCACCCGCGGACCGAGGCGGCCGTGCTGAAGGCCTTTCGGCTCGCCAGGACGCATGGCGCGCGCACGGCGCTCGACATCGACTATCGCCCGAACCTCTGGGGCCTCGCTGGCCATGATGCCGGCGAGAGTCGTTTCATCGCGAGCAAGGCGGTGACGGCAAAACTGCAAAGCCACCTGCCTTTGTTCGACCTGATCGTCGGCACCGAGGAGGAGTTCCACATCGCCGGTGGGGATACGAACACGCTTGCCGCGCTGCGGGCCGTGCGCGCCGTCTCCTCCGCGGTGCTAGTCTGCAAGCGCGGGGCGGCGGGGGCCGTGGCCTTCACCGGCGAGATCCCCGACAGCCTCGATGAGGGCGAGATGGGTCCGGGCTTTCCGATCGAGGTGTTCAATGTCCTCGGCGCGGGCGACGGTTTCATGTCGGGCCTGATCAAGGGATGGCTCGAGGAGGCGCCGTGGCCGCGGGCCTTGGCATATGCCAATGCCTGCGGGGCGTTTGCGGTCAGCCGTCATGGCTGCACGCCGGCCTATCCCTCGCTGACGGAGCTGGAATTCTTCCTCGAACGCGGCGTGGTCACGCCGGCTTTGCGCCATGACGCGGCGCTGGAGCAGCTTCACTGGTCCACCAACCGCCACGGCGACTGGTCGACCATGCGGGTCTTCGCCTTCGATCACCGGATGCAGCTGGAGGTGATGGAGGGCGCCAGCCCGGCGAAGATCGGCGCCTTCAAGGAACTGTGCCTGCAGGCTGCTCTCGAAGTCCAGGATGGACGGCCAGGCTATGGCATCCTGTGCGACGACCGGCTGGGACGGGACGCGCTGCAGGCCGCCGCGGGAACCGGCCTCTGGATCGGCCGGCCGGTGGAGTGGCCGGGCTCGCGGCCGCTGACGCTCGAACCCGAGCTCGGTCCCGACTACGGCGGGCTGGCCGAATGGCCGCTCGACCATGTGGTGAAGGTGCTGTGTTTCTGCCATCCGGACGATACCCTGGAGATGCGGGCGCAGCAGGAGGCGGTGGTGACGCGGCTCTTCCATGCCGCGCGCCGCCAGCGGCTCGAATTTCTGTTGGAGATTATCCCCTCGAAGGTCGGGCCGGTCGATGACCGCACGACCGCAACCCTGATCCGCCGCTTCTACGAGATCGGGATCTACCCGGACTGGTGGAAGCTGGAGCCGATGGCGAGCGCGGTGGCCTGGGCCGAGGCTTGCGCGGCCATTGAGGAACACGACCGCCATACGCGCGGCATCGTCGTGCTGGGGCTGGATGCGCCCGAGGCGGAGCTGGCCGAGAGCTTCCGGATCGCGGCCGGGTTTAGTCTCGTGAAAGGCTTTGCCGTGGGGCGGACCATCTTCGGCCAGGTGGCGCGCGACTGGCTGGCAGGCCGGATCGGCGATGAGGACGCGGTTGCGGAGATGGTGCGCCGCTATGCGCGGCTTTGCGCAGTCTGGGATGCCGGGAAGGGCCTTGCGAGTGCAACGGCCGGACGGGAGCAGGCATGA
- a CDS encoding sugar phosphate isomerase/epimerase family protein, producing the protein MKYTLDPHMFRHLSLEETCRKTAELGYDSIELSPRPDFLAWWTRPKVYPERIRSFKKALKDHGVGLATLQPMYRWASPYPDEWELAIDNWKRAIAIAVEMECPMFVSEFGRGGSPERSLNDRSGLHRPETCEGQFFRAMDILVPILEREGIVLSLEAHPEHWVEEVAPAIDIIKTINSPMVKASFIAPHTFFYGPDMVANLRATAGYLAHVRLADTYDHNKSSQLRYIVNPPGAKVRVHQHLDIGQGEIDWDLFFSTLADMKFDGVLSNCVFAWEDRAEDSARFMLAEMKRYVGTYWKA; encoded by the coding sequence ATGAAATACACGCTCGACCCGCACATGTTCCGCCATCTGTCTCTGGAGGAAACCTGCCGGAAGACAGCCGAACTGGGCTATGACTCCATCGAGCTGTCGCCTCGCCCGGACTTCCTGGCATGGTGGACGCGGCCGAAGGTCTATCCGGAGCGGATCAGGAGCTTCAAGAAGGCGCTCAAGGATCACGGCGTGGGACTGGCGACGCTGCAGCCGATGTATCGCTGGGCCAGCCCCTATCCGGACGAATGGGAGCTTGCGATCGACAATTGGAAGCGGGCCATCGCGATCGCTGTCGAGATGGAATGCCCGATGTTCGTGTCAGAGTTCGGCCGCGGCGGCTCGCCCGAGCGCAGCCTGAACGACCGGTCCGGCCTGCATCGGCCTGAGACCTGCGAGGGGCAGTTCTTCCGCGCGATGGACATCCTCGTGCCGATCCTCGAACGCGAGGGCATCGTGCTGTCGCTCGAGGCCCATCCGGAGCATTGGGTCGAGGAAGTGGCGCCCGCAATCGACATCATCAAGACGATCAATTCGCCCATGGTGAAGGCGTCCTTCATCGCGCCGCACACCTTCTTCTACGGGCCGGACATGGTGGCCAACCTGCGCGCCACCGCGGGATACCTCGCGCATGTGCGGCTGGCCGATACCTATGACCACAACAAGTCTTCGCAACTGCGTTACATCGTGAACCCGCCCGGCGCAAAGGTCCGCGTGCACCAACATCTCGACATCGGCCAGGGCGAGATCGACTGGGACCTCTTCTTCTCGACGCTCGCCGACATGAAATTCGATGGCGTCCTGTCGAACTGCGTGTTCGCCTGGGAGGACCGGGCGGAGGACAGCGCCCGCTTCATGCTCGCGGAAATGAAGCGCTACGTGGGGACATACTGGAAAGCCTGA
- a CDS encoding substrate-binding domain-containing protein, with the protein MKRLLLAAALTACALPAYAGGRIGVSMTSLDNPFLTILLNGMKGEAARTKGVELMLEDAQRDVSRQLSQVQNFVANRVDAIVVNAVDGDSTAAITRAAKAAGIPLVYVNHPPAELGRGMPKGTAFVGSNELDSGTMQARAVCKMLAGKGRAVILMGPLENHSALVRTKDVVDVFRTPDCPIHILDKQTANWMRVEAQDLVASWLTAGMRFDAVIANSDEMAIGAAQALKSAGVAMKDVVIAGIDATPDGLAAMATGDLDVTVFQNATRQGEVAVQTAVAMAAGEKAEDAIWVPFELVTKDNLAEYRK; encoded by the coding sequence ATGAAGCGACTTTTGCTTGCCGCGGCTCTGACTGCCTGCGCGCTCCCCGCCTATGCGGGGGGCCGGATCGGGGTCAGCATGACGTCACTCGACAACCCGTTCCTCACCATCCTGTTGAACGGAATGAAGGGTGAGGCCGCGCGAACCAAAGGCGTCGAGCTGATGCTGGAGGACGCTCAGCGCGACGTGTCCCGCCAGTTGAGCCAAGTCCAGAACTTCGTCGCGAACCGCGTCGATGCCATTGTGGTGAACGCGGTCGATGGTGACTCCACCGCCGCGATCACCCGGGCTGCCAAGGCCGCCGGCATTCCGTTGGTTTATGTCAACCATCCGCCGGCGGAGCTGGGCCGTGGAATGCCGAAAGGCACCGCCTTCGTCGGCTCGAACGAGCTCGATTCAGGCACGATGCAGGCCAGGGCCGTCTGCAAGATGCTCGCGGGCAAGGGCCGGGCCGTGATCCTGATGGGCCCGCTCGAAAATCATTCGGCGCTGGTGCGCACGAAGGATGTCGTAGATGTCTTTCGAACGCCGGACTGCCCGATCCACATCCTGGACAAGCAGACCGCGAACTGGATGCGTGTCGAGGCGCAAGATCTGGTGGCCTCGTGGCTGACGGCGGGCATGAGGTTCGACGCGGTCATCGCCAACAGCGACGAGATGGCGATCGGCGCCGCGCAGGCGCTGAAGAGCGCGGGTGTGGCGATGAAGGACGTGGTGATTGCGGGCATCGACGCAACGCCTGACGGACTCGCCGCCATGGCCACGGGCGACCTCGACGTCACCGTGTTCCAGAACGCCACCAGGCAGGGCGAGGTCGCGGTCCAGACCGCCGTCGCCATGGCGGCGGGCGAAAAGGCTGAGGACGCGATCTGGGTGCCGTTCGAACTCGTCACCAAGGACAACCTGGCCGAGTACCGCAAGTAA
- a CDS encoding TIM barrel protein: MRFALNHILAPKLPLEEFFASARALGATEVEIRNDLPDVVGTVAPEEVRTAAEKTGVSIISIKALYPFNVWTDDMAKRAAKLAAYAAACGAKALVMCPLNEGKAVAFDVLVASLKAMKPILLDHRLTGLVEPLGFPVSSLRTKKEAIAAIRAADGADTYRLVHDTFHHHLAGETEFFPEWTGLVHISGVTDPIVAVADMLDAHRVLVDGADRLENIPQIRRLIAAGYSGPFSFEPFATEVHELEDPKGAAKRSMDFVSASL, translated from the coding sequence ATGCGTTTCGCACTGAATCATATTCTTGCGCCGAAGCTCCCGCTCGAGGAATTCTTCGCTTCTGCCCGCGCGCTCGGCGCGACGGAGGTCGAGATCCGCAACGACCTGCCTGATGTCGTCGGTACCGTTGCGCCCGAAGAGGTAAGGACCGCCGCCGAAAAGACAGGTGTGTCGATCATTTCGATCAAAGCGCTCTATCCGTTCAACGTCTGGACGGACGATATGGCGAAGCGCGCCGCCAAGCTCGCTGCCTATGCGGCGGCCTGCGGCGCGAAGGCTCTGGTGATGTGCCCGCTCAATGAGGGCAAGGCCGTCGCGTTCGACGTCCTCGTCGCCTCGCTCAAGGCGATGAAGCCCATCCTTCTGGACCACCGCCTGACCGGCCTTGTCGAGCCGCTCGGCTTCCCGGTTTCCTCTCTTCGCACCAAGAAGGAGGCGATTGCAGCGATCAGGGCGGCCGATGGGGCGGACACCTACAGGCTGGTGCACGACACGTTCCACCATCATCTCGCCGGCGAGACGGAATTCTTTCCCGAGTGGACGGGGCTCGTGCACATCTCCGGCGTGACCGACCCCATCGTTGCGGTCGCCGACATGCTCGATGCGCATCGCGTCCTCGTCGACGGCGCCGACCGTCTGGAGAACATCCCCCAGATCAGAAGGCTGATCGCGGCGGGCTATTCGGGTCCCTTCAGCTTCGAACCCTTCGCGACCGAGGTTCATGAGCTTGAGGATCCCAAAGGCGCAGCGAAGCGGAGCATGGACTTCGTGTCCGCTTCTCTCTGA
- a CDS encoding Gfo/Idh/MocA family protein: MTVRVGIIGTGAIGREHARRIEQVLSGGKVVALSDVNATSAEAVRAEIARDARLFETGEALIASPDVDAVLVTSWGATHEQYVLAAIAAGKPCFCEKPLATTAEGARRIVDAEVAHGKRLVQVGFMRRYDAGYIALKQAVKSHTGAPILVHAAHRNPAVPEQYVTPMAIHDTLIHEIDVLRWLLDDDYVSARVLFPRKAARSHAKLRDPQVVVLETKKGVLIDVEIFVNCHYGYDIQCEVVGEDGIARLPEPMAVEMRLDAKRQNAILTDWKDRFIASYDVELQDFLKAAAAGTASGPTSWDGYVAAITSDACVEAQERAGEAVAITLPARPSLYN, translated from the coding sequence ATGACCGTCAGAGTTGGTATAATCGGCACAGGTGCGATCGGTCGTGAACACGCGCGCCGGATCGAGCAGGTGTTATCTGGCGGCAAGGTCGTCGCGCTCAGCGACGTCAACGCGACCTCGGCCGAGGCCGTCAGGGCGGAGATCGCCCGGGATGCCCGACTCTTCGAAACGGGGGAGGCCCTGATCGCCTCGCCCGATGTGGACGCAGTGCTCGTCACGTCGTGGGGTGCCACTCATGAGCAGTATGTCCTCGCGGCAATCGCTGCCGGCAAACCCTGCTTCTGCGAAAAGCCGCTCGCAACGACAGCAGAGGGCGCAAGGCGGATCGTCGATGCCGAGGTGGCGCATGGCAAACGCCTGGTGCAGGTTGGTTTCATGCGCCGCTACGACGCGGGCTATATTGCGCTGAAACAGGCGGTGAAATCCCATACCGGCGCTCCGATTCTGGTCCATGCGGCGCACCGCAATCCGGCCGTGCCGGAGCAATACGTCACGCCGATGGCGATCCACGACACGCTGATTCACGAGATCGACGTGCTACGCTGGCTCCTCGACGACGATTATGTCTCCGCCCGCGTCCTCTTCCCGCGCAAAGCTGCGCGTTCACACGCCAAGCTGCGCGATCCGCAGGTCGTGGTGCTGGAGACGAAGAAGGGCGTGCTGATCGACGTCGAGATCTTCGTGAACTGCCACTACGGCTACGACATCCAATGCGAGGTCGTGGGTGAAGACGGCATCGCCAGGCTGCCTGAGCCGATGGCCGTCGAGATGCGCCTCGATGCGAAGCGTCAGAACGCGATCCTGACCGACTGGAAGGACCGCTTCATCGCCTCCTACGACGTCGAGCTGCAGGATTTCCTGAAGGCCGCAGCCGCCGGCACCGCCTCCGGTCCGACCTCCTGGGACGGCTATGTGGCGGCGATCACCTCGGATGCATGCGTCGAGGCGCAGGAGCGAGCAGGCGAGGCCGTCGCCATCACCCTGCCCGCCCGTCCTTCGCTCTACAACTGA
- a CDS encoding ABC transporter permease, producing the protein MFVNNSSAEGVAVAAPVATRRRLPVEANILLILIGIALVFELLGWVVVGQSFLMNPQRLTILILQVSVIGIIAIGVTQVIITGGIDLSSGSVVGLSAMVAASDAQSSAWTKVLYPSMTDLPVAVPILVGLAIGLLAGVINGMLIVYTKIPPFIATLGMMVSARGLSKWYTKGQPVSGLTDEFSVIGSGIWPVVIFLSVAVIFHVLLRYTRYGKFTYAIGANEQAARISGIEVDRHLIKVYGVAGLLGGLAGIVTAARAQTAQAGMGTMYELDAIAAAVIGGASLSGGVGRITGTVIGTIILGTMTSGFTFLRVDAFYQEIIKGLIIIAAVAADVYRQKKRVKKA; encoded by the coding sequence ATGTTCGTCAATAACTCATCTGCGGAGGGCGTGGCCGTCGCAGCTCCGGTTGCGACCAGGCGCCGTCTGCCGGTTGAGGCAAACATTCTCCTGATCCTCATCGGCATCGCACTGGTCTTCGAGCTTCTCGGCTGGGTTGTCGTCGGCCAGAGCTTCCTGATGAATCCGCAGCGTTTGACGATCCTGATCCTGCAGGTCTCGGTAATCGGCATCATCGCGATCGGCGTCACCCAGGTCATCATCACCGGTGGCATCGACCTGTCGTCCGGTTCGGTGGTGGGGCTGAGCGCCATGGTCGCGGCAAGCGACGCGCAATCCTCGGCTTGGACCAAGGTGCTCTATCCGTCGATGACCGATCTTCCGGTGGCCGTGCCGATTCTGGTCGGCCTGGCGATCGGCCTTCTCGCCGGCGTCATCAACGGCATGCTGATCGTCTATACCAAGATTCCACCTTTCATCGCCACCCTCGGCATGATGGTATCGGCCCGCGGCCTCTCCAAGTGGTACACCAAAGGGCAGCCGGTCTCGGGGCTGACGGACGAATTCAGCGTCATTGGATCGGGCATCTGGCCAGTCGTCATCTTCCTGTCGGTCGCGGTCATCTTTCACGTCCTGCTGCGTTACACGCGCTACGGCAAGTTCACCTATGCGATCGGCGCCAATGAGCAGGCGGCGCGCATCTCGGGCATCGAGGTCGACCGGCACCTAATCAAGGTCTACGGCGTCGCCGGGCTGCTCGGCGGTCTTGCGGGCATCGTGACCGCAGCTCGCGCCCAGACGGCGCAGGCCGGCATGGGCACCATGTATGAGCTCGATGCCATCGCGGCGGCGGTCATCGGCGGCGCCTCACTGTCCGGCGGTGTCGGCCGCATCACCGGAACCGTGATCGGCACGATCATCCTGGGCACCATGACCTCGGGCTTCACCTTCCTACGCGTCGATGCCTTCTACCAAGAGATCATCAAGGGCCTGATCATCATCGCTGCGGTGGCGGCCGATGTGTACCGACAGAAGAAGCGGGTGAAGAAAGCGTAA
- a CDS encoding sugar ABC transporter ATP-binding protein translates to MIRSSTMAAVRDSAAAPNSEYLLTIENARKEFPGVLALDNVQFKLRRGTVHALMGENGAGKSTLMKIIAGIYQPDRGEIHLRGAPIELKSPLDALENGIAMIHQELNLMPFMTVAENIWIRREPLNRLGLVDHAKMNEMTAELFRRLNINIHPQVQVRDLSVANRQMVEIAKAVSYESDVLIMDEPTSALTEREVEHLFEIIRELRAQGKGIIYITHKMNELFEIADEFSVFRDGRYIATHPSSEVTRDDIIRMMVGREITQMFPKEEVPIGDVVLSVKNLSLEGVFQDVSFDIRAGEIFGIAGLVGSGRSNVAETIFGVTPATSGTIEILGKPVNIGSPSTAIRHQMALLTEDRKETGCLLILDILENMQIAVLQQDFVRGGFVFEKTLTGACATMSEKLKVKTPNLQERIENLSGGNQQKVLIGRWLLTKPKILILDEPTRGIDVGAKAEIHKLLVELARNGVAIMMISSEMPEVLGMSDRIMVMHEGRMTGILDRAEADQLKIMELAAK, encoded by the coding sequence ATGATCAGATCATCGACGATGGCGGCTGTCCGCGATAGCGCCGCCGCCCCCAATTCCGAGTATCTGCTGACGATCGAGAATGCCCGGAAGGAATTCCCGGGAGTTCTGGCGCTCGACAACGTCCAGTTCAAGCTCAGGCGTGGAACGGTTCATGCGCTGATGGGCGAGAACGGCGCCGGCAAGTCGACCCTGATGAAGATCATCGCCGGCATCTACCAGCCCGACCGCGGCGAAATCCATTTGCGGGGCGCCCCGATCGAGCTGAAGTCGCCGCTCGATGCCCTCGAAAACGGCATTGCCATGATCCATCAGGAACTGAACCTGATGCCGTTCATGACGGTGGCGGAAAACATCTGGATCCGGCGAGAGCCGCTCAATCGGCTCGGCCTCGTCGACCACGCCAAGATGAACGAGATGACTGCCGAGTTGTTCCGGCGGCTCAACATCAACATCCATCCGCAGGTTCAGGTCCGCGATCTGTCGGTGGCCAACCGGCAGATGGTCGAGATCGCCAAGGCCGTGTCCTACGAGTCGGATGTTCTGATCATGGACGAGCCGACCTCGGCTTTGACCGAGCGCGAGGTCGAGCATCTCTTCGAGATCATCCGCGAGCTGCGGGCTCAAGGGAAAGGCATCATCTATATCACCCACAAGATGAATGAGCTGTTCGAGATCGCCGACGAATTCTCGGTGTTCCGCGACGGCCGCTATATCGCCACCCATCCATCGAGCGAGGTCACGCGCGACGACATCATTCGCATGATGGTCGGGCGCGAGATCACGCAGATGTTCCCGAAGGAAGAGGTGCCCATCGGCGACGTCGTGCTGTCGGTCAAGAACCTCTCCCTCGAAGGAGTTTTTCAGGACGTGTCCTTCGACATCCGCGCAGGCGAGATCTTCGGCATTGCCGGCCTCGTCGGCTCGGGCCGGTCGAATGTTGCAGAGACCATCTTTGGGGTGACACCGGCAACGTCCGGCACGATCGAAATCCTCGGCAAGCCTGTCAATATCGGCTCACCCAGCACCGCAATCCGCCATCAGATGGCGCTGCTGACGGAGGACCGCAAGGAGACCGGCTGTCTGCTGATCCTGGACATCCTGGAGAACATGCAGATCGCCGTGCTGCAGCAGGATTTCGTCAGGGGCGGCTTCGTATTCGAAAAGACCCTGACCGGTGCCTGCGCGACGATGAGTGAAAAGCTTAAGGTCAAGACGCCGAACCTGCAGGAGCGCATCGAGAACCTCTCCGGTGGCAACCAGCAGAAGGTGCTCATCGGCCGCTGGCTGCTGACCAAGCCGAAGATCTTGATCCTCGATGAGCCAACGCGTGGCATCGACGTCGGCGCCAAGGCCGAGATCCACAAGCTGCTGGTCGAACTCGCCAGGAATGGCGTGGCCATCATGATGATCTCATCCGAGATGCCCGAAGTGCTGGGGATGAGCGATCGCATCATGGTGATGCATGAAGGCCGCATGACCGGAATACTGGACCGCGCCGAGGCCGATCAGCTCAAGATCATGGAACTGGCGGCAAAGTAG
- a CDS encoding sugar ABC transporter substrate-binding protein gives MSSIASSALAENIGVSMSLFDDNLLTVMRNDMTNYATTLNGVTLQIEDAQNDVAKQQSQVQNFIAAGVDAIIVNPVDTDATAAISKIASNAGIPLVYVNRLPVNLGKLPPKQAFVGPDERESGTLQTKEICRLLKQAGKTKANIVVMMGELSNQAARQRTQDVHEVIATPECSFMKIVEEQTANWSRTQGADLMSNWLSAGVQFDAVVSNNDEMAIGAIQAMKAARVDMKTMIVGGVDATQDALAAMAAGDLDVTVFQNVVGQGRGALDAALKLARGKKVEQKVFVPFELVTPANLQNYRAKN, from the coding sequence ATGTCGTCGATAGCGTCCTCCGCTTTGGCAGAAAACATCGGTGTTTCGATGTCGCTCTTCGACGATAATCTTCTGACGGTTATGCGCAATGACATGACCAACTACGCCACGACGCTCAACGGCGTCACGTTGCAGATCGAGGACGCCCAGAACGACGTCGCCAAGCAGCAGAGCCAGGTCCAGAACTTCATTGCGGCCGGCGTCGACGCCATCATCGTCAACCCGGTCGACACCGACGCGACCGCAGCGATATCGAAGATCGCATCCAATGCCGGCATTCCGCTGGTGTACGTCAACCGTCTCCCCGTCAACCTGGGTAAGCTGCCGCCCAAGCAGGCTTTCGTCGGGCCGGATGAGCGTGAATCGGGGACGCTCCAGACGAAGGAGATTTGCCGTCTGCTCAAGCAGGCCGGTAAGACCAAGGCGAATATCGTCGTGATGATGGGCGAGCTGTCGAACCAGGCGGCGCGCCAGCGCACGCAGGACGTGCACGAGGTGATCGCGACGCCGGAATGCTCGTTCATGAAGATCGTCGAGGAGCAGACCGCTAACTGGTCGCGCACTCAGGGAGCCGATCTGATGAGCAACTGGCTGTCCGCCGGCGTCCAGTTCGACGCAGTGGTCTCCAACAACGACGAGATGGCGATCGGCGCGATCCAGGCGATGAAAGCGGCCCGCGTCGACATGAAGACGATGATCGTCGGTGGTGTCGACGCCACCCAGGATGCGCTGGCCGCGATGGCGGCCGGGGATCTCGATGTGACGGTCTTCCAGAATGTGGTGGGCCAGGGCCGGGGTGCGCTCGATGCGGCGCTCAAGCTCGCCAGAGGCAAGAAGGTCGAGCAGAAAGTCTTCGTGCCGTTCGAGCTGGTGACCCCGGCAAATCTCCAAAACTACCGAGCGAAGAACTGA
- a CDS encoding LacI family DNA-binding transcriptional regulator, with the protein MRRPTIADLAEAAGVSVATVDRVLNGRYRVREETARRVLEAAHKIGFYGANVIRARVLAEQPEYHLGFILQKERHAFYQTFARQIEEAVGAVPNKRLRATIRFVQSAAPAELADLIRSMKGKVQAVAATGLDHHDATAAVAELRAVGVPTFSLLSDFAQGVRESYIGTNNLRVGRSAAWLMSKMACRPGKIVIFIGGHRYHGHALRETGFRSYFREFAPDFELLDSIVNIETRQLTCEATLGLLARHDDVVGIYVAGGGMEGAVAALREVRQPDDVACIVNELTPESTQGLLDRFVSIVMATPLPTLCSDLVAMMVHAIEHGMAEYPGQRFLPIELWTPESL; encoded by the coding sequence ATGAGGCGTCCAACGATCGCAGATCTGGCAGAGGCTGCGGGCGTCAGCGTGGCAACCGTAGATCGGGTTCTGAATGGTCGGTATCGCGTGCGGGAAGAGACTGCGCGTCGCGTCCTAGAGGCAGCGCATAAGATCGGCTTCTATGGTGCCAACGTCATTCGTGCGCGCGTCTTGGCGGAGCAGCCAGAATATCATTTGGGGTTCATTCTGCAGAAGGAGCGTCACGCGTTTTATCAGACATTTGCCCGGCAGATTGAGGAGGCCGTAGGCGCCGTACCCAACAAGCGCCTGCGCGCCACGATCCGGTTCGTGCAGTCGGCGGCTCCGGCGGAACTGGCTGATCTGATTCGAAGTATGAAAGGCAAGGTGCAGGCCGTTGCTGCGACCGGCCTTGATCATCATGATGCCACCGCAGCCGTGGCGGAATTGCGGGCCGTCGGCGTACCGACATTTTCTTTGCTGTCGGACTTCGCGCAGGGCGTTCGCGAAAGCTATATCGGTACTAATAACTTGCGCGTCGGCAGATCGGCTGCCTGGCTGATGTCGAAGATGGCGTGTCGCCCCGGCAAGATCGTCATTTTCATCGGCGGGCATCGGTATCATGGGCATGCGCTTCGAGAAACCGGTTTTCGAAGCTATTTCCGGGAATTCGCGCCCGATTTCGAATTATTGGACAGCATTGTCAACATCGAGACGCGCCAGCTGACTTGCGAAGCCACGCTCGGCCTTCTGGCGCGGCATGACGACGTGGTTGGAATCTACGTGGCCGGCGGCGGGATGGAAGGGGCGGTTGCAGCATTGCGTGAGGTCCGCCAGCCAGACGACGTCGCGTGCATCGTCAATGAATTGACTCCGGAGTCTACACAGGGGCTTTTGGACCGATTTGTTTCAATCGTCATGGCGACGCCGTTACCGACGCTGTGTTCGGATCTGGTAGCCATGATGGTTCATGCGATCGAACACGGGATGGCGGAATATCCCGGCCAGCGATTCCTGCCGATTGAGCTCTGGACACCAGAGAGCCTCTGA